In Salmo salar chromosome ssa03, Ssal_v3.1, whole genome shotgun sequence, a single genomic region encodes these proteins:
- the LOC106600550 gene encoding la-related protein 6 — translation MSSAACVSENPRQSPFTPGRYPDIPMSPTALSKGDTLSCQDGLFTKLASQSAESSSVTSGSCDLSRQIMSQLECYLSNEHLAEDGFLLKHVQRNRMGYVSLKLLTSFKKMKELTRDWRITLAAALCSDSLEVNRERTKVRRREPLPDWLLSAPNSKLLLAWNLFGENTGSDITTLSSLDQQVVLEKALKLFSVHAAVASLRILRPGKELPVELRRHARRHAELGRRTCAVVEFETLEGARLAYRALQRGGTEGAVVCVASLGSPGTRSPPSSSSQPTNRPAKKEGEEDPKPDRGPEVTKVSQKNPKVKSRCFTNSSLKDPVLSRCFINNSMKDPELLKSLESDPAPAKATVPTLGSAPARLSCRRIQRRKSLDSPLGLEGHCQTSQRDRLSSSDSHASRVPLVQSKLRGSRSGGVGRSRCSGDHAQEKVACPWVQHQKVAASAALLHPETPGKLRRQTLPLRVVRLPQGPYGTKGFYGGRGRGKLPQQQ, via the exons ATGTCCTCAGCAGCCTGTGTTTCGGAGAACCCAAGGCAAAGCCCTTTCACCCCAGGACGCTACCCAGACATACCCATGTCTCCAACTGCCCTCTCTAAAGGCGACACACTGAGTTGCCAGGATGG GCTCTTCACTAAACTTGCTAGCCAATCGGCGGAGTCCTCCAGCGTGACATCAGGGTCATGTGACCTGAGCAGGCAGATCATGTCCCAGTTGGAGTGCTACCTGTCCAATGAACACCTGGCAGAGGACGGCTTCCTGCTCAAACACGTCCAGAGGAACAGGATGGGATACGTCAGCCTCAAGCTGCTCACCTCCTTCAAAAAG ATGAAGGAGCTGACGAGAGACTGGCGCATCACCCTGGCCGCAGCGCTGTGCTCTGATTCGCTGGAGGTCAACAGGGAACGGACCAAAGTGAGGCGCAGAGAGCCTCTGCCTGATTGGCTGTTGAGTGCCCCCAACAGCAAGCTGCTACTAGCCTGGAACCTGTTTGGGGAAAACACAGGAAGTGACATCACTACCCTCAGCAGCTTGGACCAGCAGGTAGTCCTAGAGAAAGCTCTGAAGCTGTTCAGTGTCCATGCTGCCGTGGCCTCTCTGCGTATCCTCCGTCCTGGGAAAGAGCTTCCTGTGGAGCTGAGACGCCATGCCAGGAGGCATGCCGAGCTGGGCCGCAG GACGTGTGCTGTGGTGGAGTTTGAGACCCTGGAGGGGGCCAGGTTGGCCTACCGAGCCCTGcagagaggaggaacagagggGGCCGTGGTTTGTGTCGCCAGCCTGGGCAGCCCTGGCACGCgctcacccccctcctcctcgTCCCAACCCACCAACCGGCCGGCGAagaaggagggtgaggaggaccCCAAGCCAGATCGAGGCCCCGAGGTGACTAAGGTGTCCCAGAAAAATCCCAAGGTGAAATCTAGATGTTTCACCAACAGCTCCCTGAAGGATCCAGTCCTGTCTAGATGTTTCATAAACAACTCTATGAAGGATCCGGAACTACTGAAGAGCTTAGAGTCTGACCCTGCCCCGGCCAAGGCCACAGTCCCAACCCTGGGTTCAGCCCCAGCCAGGCTTTCATGCAGAAGGATCCAGCGCCGTAAGTCCCTGGACAGCCCCCTGGGCCTGGAGGGTCATTGCCAAACATCACAAAGGGATAGGCTCTCCTCCTCGGACAGCCATGCGTCCCGCGTCCCCCTGGTCCAGTCTAAGCTCCGTGGCTCAAGGTCTGGAGGTGTTGGAAGGAGCAGGTGCTCTGGGGACCATGCACAGGAGAAGGTGGCTTGCCCCTGGGTGCAGCACCAGAAGGTGGCTGCTAGCGCGGCCCTACTCCACCCGGAGACCCCGGGCAAGCTGCGGAGACAGACTCTGCCCCTGAGGGTGGTGCGTCTGCCCCAAGGACCCTACGGTACCAAGGGCTTCtatggaggcagggggagagggaaGCTACCTCAGCAGCAGTAA